TGCTGATCGTAAAATTCGTGAGCTCATGGCCGAGCGTCGCGCCATCTACAACCAGGTGACGGAACTAACCAACAAGATCAAGCAACAGCAGCGCGAGGCTTGAGCCGCGCAGCGGCGAATTTAAAAAGAAATTAACAGGTGTGGATAACCCTGTGGATGACCGGTGCACAACATCACTAGTCTGCGGATAACTACACGCCAACCTGTGGATCATTAAAACGGCCGGAAAAGTTCTCCACCCATCCTCACAGCCTCAAGCGGTGGATCCTCACACACTGTGCACAGACAAATTTAGCCGTGGTGCAGGCCGAGAGGCACTTATCCACAGTATCCACAGGACTTATTAACACTACGAACTACAGATTCATTCGTTTCAAAGAACATTTACCTTCCCTTGTTCACCGAGCCTGACCAACTCCAAAGCGATACCCAAATCCCCTGCCCAAGGGGCTAAGCTGGCTGCAAGCATGTAATGTCATCTCTGCCCACGGCCTCCATGGAAGTTGGGCAAAATCAGCACGATACTTTTTCGCACCATGAAAGGCGGCACCCTTCCGTGAAGTTCCGAGTCGAACGGGATGTTCTGACCGAAGCAGTCAGCTGGGCCGCACGTTCCCTGTCACCACGCCCACCTGTTCCAGTGCTTTCAGGGTTGTTGTTGAAGGCAGAAGCCGGAACGTTGAGCCTGGCCAGTTTCGACTACGAAATTTCAGCGCGCCTGCAAATTCCTGCCGATATTTCCGAAGAGGGCACCATTTTGGTCTCGGGCCGGTTGCTTGCGGACATTTGCCGCAGTCTCCCTGCCGCACCTGTTGATGTTGAAACCGACGGCAGCAAGGTCACATTGACCTGCCGCAGCAGCCGTTTTCATTTGTCAACGATGCCTGTCAGCGACTATCCGGAACTCCCCGCACTGCCTGACATCAGTGGAACCGTCGACGGCGAAGCCTTTGCACAGGCTGTTTCCCAGGTCATCATTGCCTCGAGCAAGGACGACACTCTGCCCGTTCTCACGGGCGTAAAAATGGAGATTGAAGGCGACCTCATTACTTTGCTGGCGACCGACCGCTACCGGCTGGCGCTTCGCGAAATTCGTTGGAATCCCTCAACACCGAACATCTCAGCAGGTGCCCTGGTCAAGGCCAAAACACTGAGCGAAGTCGCCAAGACACTGGGCAGTTCAGGAAACATCAACATTGCCTTGTCCGACAACAGCGAACTCATTGGTTTTGAAAGCGGTGGACGCCGCACCACCTCATTGTTGGTCGATGGCGACTACCCCAAGATCCGCTCGCTGTTCCCGGATACCACACCCATCCATGCCACGGTTGAAACCAGTGCGCTTGCAGAAGCGGTTCGCCGTGTATCACTCGTGGCCGAACGCAACACTCCGGTCCGGCTGATCTTCACCGATGGACAGCTGACCTTGGATGCCGGAACCGGCGAAGACGCGCAGGCCTCTGAAAACCTGGAAGCCGCCCTGGTTGGCGATGAAATAACCGTCGCCTTCAATCCGCATTACTTGAGCGAAGGGCTTAGCGCCTTTGACAGCAAGTACGTCAGGTTCTCCTTCACCTCCGCACCAAAGCCTGCAATGCTCAGTGCCCAGGACGAGATCGACAGCGAACGCCGCGACGAATACCGTTACCTGGTCATGCCGGTAAGGCTGCCCAATCAGTAATTGACAGCCATTATTTGATTCCCTCCAGTCTCCAACCCAGGAAAGAGAGCTATCACCTTGCATATCGGACTCGTTGGACTTGGAAAAATGGGATTCAACATGAGGGCGCGTTTGCGTGCGGCGAGCATTGACGTCACAGGCTTTGACCGAAACCCCGACGTCACCGACGTGCCCTCACTGACTGAATTGGTTGCGGCTGTTCCTGCGCCCAGACTGATCTGGGTCATGGTTCCCTCAGGTGACATCACCACTTCCGTCATAGACGAACTTTCGCAGCTGCTGGAACCTGGGGACC
This genomic interval from Arthrobacter sp. PAMC 25486 contains the following:
- the dnaN gene encoding DNA polymerase III subunit beta; this encodes MKFRVERDVLTEAVSWAARSLSPRPPVPVLSGLLLKAEAGTLSLASFDYEISARLQIPADISEEGTILVSGRLLADICRSLPAAPVDVETDGSKVTLTCRSSRFHLSTMPVSDYPELPALPDISGTVDGEAFAQAVSQVIIASSKDDTLPVLTGVKMEIEGDLITLLATDRYRLALREIRWNPSTPNISAGALVKAKTLSEVAKTLGSSGNINIALSDNSELIGFESGGRRTTSLLVDGDYPKIRSLFPDTTPIHATVETSALAEAVRRVSLVAERNTPVRLIFTDGQLTLDAGTGEDAQASENLEAALVGDEITVAFNPHYLSEGLSAFDSKYVRFSFTSAPKPAMLSAQDEIDSERRDEYRYLVMPVRLPNQ